A DNA window from Tachysurus fulvidraco isolate hzauxx_2018 chromosome 4, HZAU_PFXX_2.0, whole genome shotgun sequence contains the following coding sequences:
- the slf2 gene encoding SMC5-SMC6 complex localization factor protein 2 isoform X2 produces the protein MQNNLRQHITSMVKDIIPLGRPLHHRDDDRGRARPVPQCSSQETNKKHAHTLKPLNPFSQCIPPHKSVLERKNRAAVEIPSDAKKTFAGDQESLSNYNASMRKVLFNNNNDNYITNERSCQSTGKKDAPLQRQGSYVKEREFALAFFKQLNENLKVAKPVAQSGNTPHKMPSVQPPLISSNISESHKASAPPNSQKRQHFERGVNQQSQQFVEKMDKPVDWDHSSFSLSQGEHVQHQGTVPGDKSLSLKRRRESIAERHGESKRLCQDDVEHYSLSSSSSISCSPPKYIKRAFLKEFDGPVLTLKEKCSPKLNNYTEDRIKTSNSVAKPWTESHKLQTATPMTTGHGTGHKKEMRRSTENKCLRGNSATADPCASHTSKKQEEGGSPVSSHSSSLPVLTDSLEISCPIQQSDITSPSSLDVTDSHNSKTITRFKKDVGLVWHDPLDLEFEEDELLDTCVLSLSSSHSSEEDQLLPLKDIFARSTRVPVTPEKMTFSEPSTPDVKVAPEDCKNKAASYKNTLEQMLKEKEQNRKSKEREMQLLQACKEDLLKLEEEDENEEEELSHEQREFLQRFSVTSCVIRDIHPGEEVFTLTNSGRLFDHHSLDLRKTGITPNNRAQKTLLQAPLEQLLPLLSAGLFRRAYSSSPCQPQVTCWLFQMMSVHPNPIVCAQILQALTSIALSAAQQIVEKSNKKFEVWVPTIQDVALVFLNMGASFVSLFPLEALQPSFTEGDLLESLEIKPDVTRSEKERDAFPEHNFENIIKYMALCAALCPKVYRDEELLLMLTVVCRVSLETRLQLLPTGDLSCLIQHLLNNMTQWEIQLSQVCQAFTNLSEDHHNLRRLVQLLPHSVRGKQLRRHVSLSVISKLLNHRCTYTPSCIEFQLSDLRCYLPRMRPSLLLKGLMAANTTEPQDTDDCATTPDQQAYYLCYSLLALTNEASNFEFLPQNQRNELLLLCAELEKHVKCDIRESEKMLYRSKVKDFVARIYTKWQVLLKRSRSNEAFDFWKPLPENEKPIKNESQCGKLEDTEESLSEESAIVQSEEDEGMEENEDVPMESEEQLEDSDELIQDKIETLQEAFSEMKENQSSLSLDEKDADEMKDFNAIDELLGRSSEGSVESDEDEDLITREEELLKDDESLDRNGDLEGENELEFDTLEKTNKELILDE, from the exons atgcaaaataaccTCAGGCAGCACATCACCTCTATGG TGAAAGACATAATTCCACTCGGTCGTCCATTACATCACAGAGATGATGATAGAGGAAGAGCTCGCCCAGTTCCACAGTGCTCATCTCAggagacaaataaaaaacatgcacacactctgaAACCTTTAAACCCATTCTCACAATGTATACCTCCTCATAAATCTGTGCTAGAAAGGAAGAATAGAGCTGCTGTAGAAATACCTTCAGATGCCAAAAAGACCTTTGCAGGAGACCAAGAGAGTCTCTCTAATTACAATGCATCAATGAGAAAAGtactatttaacaacaacaatgacaactACATAACCAATGAAAGATCATGTCAGTCTACAGGTAAAAAAGATGCTCCTTTACAAAGGCAGGGTTCATATGTCAAAGAGAGAGAATTTGCCCTTGCTTTCTTTAAGCAGCTGAATGAGAATTTGAAG GTTGCAAAGCCTGTTGCGCAGTCGGGGAATACTCCACATAAGATGCCTTCTGTGCAGCCTCCTCTCATTTCCTCTAACATTTCTGAGAGCCACAAAGCATCAGCTCCACCAAACTCTCAGAAAAGACAGCATTTCGAAAGAGGTGTGAATCAGCAGAGCCAGCAGTTCGTTGAAAAGATGGACAAACCGGTTGATTGGGATCACAGCTCATTTTCCCTTAGCCAG GGAGAACATGTGCAGCACCAGGGAACTGTACCAG gtGACAAATCTCTGTCCTTGAAGAGACGAAGAGAATCCATCGCAGAAAGACATGGGGAGAGCAAGAGACTGTGTCAAGATGATGTTGAACATTACTCATTATCTTCTAGTTCTTCCATTTCCTGCTCGCCACCAAAATATATTAAGCGTGCCTTCTTAAAGGAATTTGATGGGCCTGTGCTGACTCTAAAGGAGAAATGCTCCCCAAAGTTAAATAACTATACTGAAGACAGGATAAAGACCTCAAACAGTGTAGCCAAACCATGGACAGAAAGCCATAAACTCCAGACAGCAACTCCGATGACTACGGGCCATGGAACAGGTCATAAAAAAGAGATGAGAAGAtctactgaaaataaatgcCTTAGAGGCAACTCGGCCACTGCTGACCCTTGTGCTTCACATACCAGCAAAAAACAGGAAGAAGGCGGTTCACCCGTCTCCTCACACTCAAGCTCTTTGCCAGTCCTTACGGATAGCCTTGAGATCAGCTGTCCTATCCAGCAATCAGATATAACTTCACCCAGCTCTCTGGATGTCACGGACTCACACAATTCAAAGACTATTACCAGATTTAAGAAGGATGTTGGCTTGGTATGGCATGATCCTCTAGATTTGGAGTTTGAGGAGGATGAGTTGTTGGATACCTGTGTTCTCAGCCTCAGCAGCAGCCATAGTAGTGAGGAGGATCAACTGCTGCCTTTGAAGGATATCTTTGCACGCAGCACACGTGTGCCTGTGACTCCAGAGAAGATGACATTCTCTGAGCCCAGCACTCCAGACGTTAAAGTTGCT CCAGAGGATTGTAAAAATAAGGCTGCAAGTTATAAGAATACACTGGAGCAAATGCTGAAGGAGAAGGAGCAGAATAGAAA ATCTAAGGAGCGTGAAATGCAGCTGCTTCAAGCTTGTAAAGAAGACCTGTTGAAACTAGAGGAAGAagatgaaaatgaagaagaagaactttCCCATGAGCAAAG GGAATTCTTACAAAGATTCTCGGTTACATCATGCGTCATAAGAGACATCCACCCTGGAGAGGAAGTGTTCACTCTCACCAACTCTGGCCGACTCTTCGACCATCATAGTCTGGACTTGAGGAAGACGGGTATTACCCCAAACAACAGAGCGCAGAAGACTCTGCTACA AGCGCCTTTAGAGCAGCTTCTGCCACTGCTGAGTGCAGGCTTGTTTAGAAGAGCCTACTCATCTTCCCCCTGCCAGCCTCAGGTCACCTGCTGGCTGTTTCAG ATGATGTCAGTGCACCCGAACCCAATCGTCTGTGCACAGATTCTTCAGGCCTTGACGTCTATTGCCTTATCCGCTGCTCAACAAATAG TGGAGAAAAGCAATAAGAAGTTCGAGGTATGGGTGCCCACTATACAGGATGTTGCTCTAGTCTTTCTGAACATGGGTGCATCATTTGTCAGTTTGTTTCCATTGGAGGCTCTACAACCCTCTTTCACAGAGGGAGATCTGCT TGAGAGTTTGGAAATCAAGCCTGATGTTACAAGAAGTGAGAAAGAACGTGATGCATTTCCAGAGCACAATTTTGAGAACATTATCAAG TACATGGCACTATGTGCAGCCTTGTGTCCAAAGGTGTACCGTGACGAGGAGctgttgttgatgttgacaGTGGTGTGTAGAGTTAGTCTGGAAACACGTTTGCAGCTGCTGCCCACTGGAGACCTCAGCTGCCTGATACAGCACCTCCTCAACAACATGACACAATGGGAAATACAG TTGTCTCAGGTTTGCCAGGCCTTTACCAATCTGAGTGAGGATCACCACAACCTCAGACGTCTGGTACAGCTTCTACCTCATAGCGTCCGAGGAAA GCAATTAAGGAGACACGTGAGCCTGTCGGTCATCTCTAAACTGTTAAACCACCGATGCACTTATACGCCCTCATGCATCGAATTTCAG TTGTCTGATCTGAGATGTTACCTACCTCGAATGCGTCCCTCTTTGCTGTTAAAGGGCTTAATGGCTGCAAATACCACAGAGCCACAGGACACTGATGACTGTGCCACCACTCCAGACCAACAG GCTTATTATCTCTGCTACAGCCTTTTGGCTTTGACAAACGAAGCCTCCAATTTTGAATTTTTGCCCCAAAATCAGAGA AATGAGCTGCTGCTACTGTGTGCTGAACTAGAGAAACACGTTAAGTGCGACATCAGGGAGAGTGAGAAAATGCTTTACAGGAGTAAG GTAAAAGATTTTGTTGCTAGAATATACACCAAATGGCAGGTGCTTCTCAAAAGATCAAGATCCAATGAG GCATTTGATTTCTGGAAACCTCTCCCTGAGAATGAAAAGCCCATAAAAAATGAGAGCCAATGTGGTAAGCTGGAAGACACAGAGGAGTCATTGAGTGAGGAGTCTGCTATTGTCCAGTCAGAGGAGGACGAGGGCATGGAGGAGAATGAAGACGTACCGATGGAGAGTGAAGAACAGCTAGAGGACAGTGATGAACTGATTCAAGACAAGATTGAAACGTTACAGGAAGCTTTCTCtgaaatgaaagagaatcaaaGCTCTTTAAGCCTGGATGAAAAAGATGCAGATGAGATGAAAGATTTTAATGCAATTGATGAACTGCTAGGAAGAAGTTCTGAAGGGTCAGTGGAAAGTGATGAGGATGAAGACCTCATTACAAGAGAAGAAGAGCTTCTTAAAGATGACGAGTCTCTAGATAGAAATGGGGATCTTGAAGGAGAAAATGAGCTTGAGTTTGATACGTTAGAGAAAACAAATAAGGAGCTAATCTTAGATGAATAG
- the slf2 gene encoding SMC5-SMC6 complex localization factor protein 2 isoform X1 translates to MNSTNITPSSLCSILVKDIIPLGRPLHHRDDDRGRARPVPQCSSQETNKKHAHTLKPLNPFSQCIPPHKSVLERKNRAAVEIPSDAKKTFAGDQESLSNYNASMRKVLFNNNNDNYITNERSCQSTGKKDAPLQRQGSYVKEREFALAFFKQLNENLKVAKPVAQSGNTPHKMPSVQPPLISSNISESHKASAPPNSQKRQHFERGVNQQSQQFVEKMDKPVDWDHSSFSLSQGEHVQHQGTVPGDKSLSLKRRRESIAERHGESKRLCQDDVEHYSLSSSSSISCSPPKYIKRAFLKEFDGPVLTLKEKCSPKLNNYTEDRIKTSNSVAKPWTESHKLQTATPMTTGHGTGHKKEMRRSTENKCLRGNSATADPCASHTSKKQEEGGSPVSSHSSSLPVLTDSLEISCPIQQSDITSPSSLDVTDSHNSKTITRFKKDVGLVWHDPLDLEFEEDELLDTCVLSLSSSHSSEEDQLLPLKDIFARSTRVPVTPEKMTFSEPSTPDVKVAPEDCKNKAASYKNTLEQMLKEKEQNRKSKEREMQLLQACKEDLLKLEEEDENEEEELSHEQREFLQRFSVTSCVIRDIHPGEEVFTLTNSGRLFDHHSLDLRKTGITPNNRAQKTLLQAPLEQLLPLLSAGLFRRAYSSSPCQPQVTCWLFQMMSVHPNPIVCAQILQALTSIALSAAQQIVEKSNKKFEVWVPTIQDVALVFLNMGASFVSLFPLEALQPSFTEGDLLESLEIKPDVTRSEKERDAFPEHNFENIIKYMALCAALCPKVYRDEELLLMLTVVCRVSLETRLQLLPTGDLSCLIQHLLNNMTQWEIQLSQVCQAFTNLSEDHHNLRRLVQLLPHSVRGKQLRRHVSLSVISKLLNHRCTYTPSCIEFQLSDLRCYLPRMRPSLLLKGLMAANTTEPQDTDDCATTPDQQAYYLCYSLLALTNEASNFEFLPQNQRNELLLLCAELEKHVKCDIRESEKMLYRSKVKDFVARIYTKWQVLLKRSRSNEAFDFWKPLPENEKPIKNESQCGKLEDTEESLSEESAIVQSEEDEGMEENEDVPMESEEQLEDSDELIQDKIETLQEAFSEMKENQSSLSLDEKDADEMKDFNAIDELLGRSSEGSVESDEDEDLITREEELLKDDESLDRNGDLEGENELEFDTLEKTNKELILDE, encoded by the exons ATGAATAGCACAAACATAACTCCTTCTTCTCTTTGTTCTATTCTAGTGAAAGACATAATTCCACTCGGTCGTCCATTACATCACAGAGATGATGATAGAGGAAGAGCTCGCCCAGTTCCACAGTGCTCATCTCAggagacaaataaaaaacatgcacacactctgaAACCTTTAAACCCATTCTCACAATGTATACCTCCTCATAAATCTGTGCTAGAAAGGAAGAATAGAGCTGCTGTAGAAATACCTTCAGATGCCAAAAAGACCTTTGCAGGAGACCAAGAGAGTCTCTCTAATTACAATGCATCAATGAGAAAAGtactatttaacaacaacaatgacaactACATAACCAATGAAAGATCATGTCAGTCTACAGGTAAAAAAGATGCTCCTTTACAAAGGCAGGGTTCATATGTCAAAGAGAGAGAATTTGCCCTTGCTTTCTTTAAGCAGCTGAATGAGAATTTGAAG GTTGCAAAGCCTGTTGCGCAGTCGGGGAATACTCCACATAAGATGCCTTCTGTGCAGCCTCCTCTCATTTCCTCTAACATTTCTGAGAGCCACAAAGCATCAGCTCCACCAAACTCTCAGAAAAGACAGCATTTCGAAAGAGGTGTGAATCAGCAGAGCCAGCAGTTCGTTGAAAAGATGGACAAACCGGTTGATTGGGATCACAGCTCATTTTCCCTTAGCCAG GGAGAACATGTGCAGCACCAGGGAACTGTACCAG gtGACAAATCTCTGTCCTTGAAGAGACGAAGAGAATCCATCGCAGAAAGACATGGGGAGAGCAAGAGACTGTGTCAAGATGATGTTGAACATTACTCATTATCTTCTAGTTCTTCCATTTCCTGCTCGCCACCAAAATATATTAAGCGTGCCTTCTTAAAGGAATTTGATGGGCCTGTGCTGACTCTAAAGGAGAAATGCTCCCCAAAGTTAAATAACTATACTGAAGACAGGATAAAGACCTCAAACAGTGTAGCCAAACCATGGACAGAAAGCCATAAACTCCAGACAGCAACTCCGATGACTACGGGCCATGGAACAGGTCATAAAAAAGAGATGAGAAGAtctactgaaaataaatgcCTTAGAGGCAACTCGGCCACTGCTGACCCTTGTGCTTCACATACCAGCAAAAAACAGGAAGAAGGCGGTTCACCCGTCTCCTCACACTCAAGCTCTTTGCCAGTCCTTACGGATAGCCTTGAGATCAGCTGTCCTATCCAGCAATCAGATATAACTTCACCCAGCTCTCTGGATGTCACGGACTCACACAATTCAAAGACTATTACCAGATTTAAGAAGGATGTTGGCTTGGTATGGCATGATCCTCTAGATTTGGAGTTTGAGGAGGATGAGTTGTTGGATACCTGTGTTCTCAGCCTCAGCAGCAGCCATAGTAGTGAGGAGGATCAACTGCTGCCTTTGAAGGATATCTTTGCACGCAGCACACGTGTGCCTGTGACTCCAGAGAAGATGACATTCTCTGAGCCCAGCACTCCAGACGTTAAAGTTGCT CCAGAGGATTGTAAAAATAAGGCTGCAAGTTATAAGAATACACTGGAGCAAATGCTGAAGGAGAAGGAGCAGAATAGAAA ATCTAAGGAGCGTGAAATGCAGCTGCTTCAAGCTTGTAAAGAAGACCTGTTGAAACTAGAGGAAGAagatgaaaatgaagaagaagaactttCCCATGAGCAAAG GGAATTCTTACAAAGATTCTCGGTTACATCATGCGTCATAAGAGACATCCACCCTGGAGAGGAAGTGTTCACTCTCACCAACTCTGGCCGACTCTTCGACCATCATAGTCTGGACTTGAGGAAGACGGGTATTACCCCAAACAACAGAGCGCAGAAGACTCTGCTACA AGCGCCTTTAGAGCAGCTTCTGCCACTGCTGAGTGCAGGCTTGTTTAGAAGAGCCTACTCATCTTCCCCCTGCCAGCCTCAGGTCACCTGCTGGCTGTTTCAG ATGATGTCAGTGCACCCGAACCCAATCGTCTGTGCACAGATTCTTCAGGCCTTGACGTCTATTGCCTTATCCGCTGCTCAACAAATAG TGGAGAAAAGCAATAAGAAGTTCGAGGTATGGGTGCCCACTATACAGGATGTTGCTCTAGTCTTTCTGAACATGGGTGCATCATTTGTCAGTTTGTTTCCATTGGAGGCTCTACAACCCTCTTTCACAGAGGGAGATCTGCT TGAGAGTTTGGAAATCAAGCCTGATGTTACAAGAAGTGAGAAAGAACGTGATGCATTTCCAGAGCACAATTTTGAGAACATTATCAAG TACATGGCACTATGTGCAGCCTTGTGTCCAAAGGTGTACCGTGACGAGGAGctgttgttgatgttgacaGTGGTGTGTAGAGTTAGTCTGGAAACACGTTTGCAGCTGCTGCCCACTGGAGACCTCAGCTGCCTGATACAGCACCTCCTCAACAACATGACACAATGGGAAATACAG TTGTCTCAGGTTTGCCAGGCCTTTACCAATCTGAGTGAGGATCACCACAACCTCAGACGTCTGGTACAGCTTCTACCTCATAGCGTCCGAGGAAA GCAATTAAGGAGACACGTGAGCCTGTCGGTCATCTCTAAACTGTTAAACCACCGATGCACTTATACGCCCTCATGCATCGAATTTCAG TTGTCTGATCTGAGATGTTACCTACCTCGAATGCGTCCCTCTTTGCTGTTAAAGGGCTTAATGGCTGCAAATACCACAGAGCCACAGGACACTGATGACTGTGCCACCACTCCAGACCAACAG GCTTATTATCTCTGCTACAGCCTTTTGGCTTTGACAAACGAAGCCTCCAATTTTGAATTTTTGCCCCAAAATCAGAGA AATGAGCTGCTGCTACTGTGTGCTGAACTAGAGAAACACGTTAAGTGCGACATCAGGGAGAGTGAGAAAATGCTTTACAGGAGTAAG GTAAAAGATTTTGTTGCTAGAATATACACCAAATGGCAGGTGCTTCTCAAAAGATCAAGATCCAATGAG GCATTTGATTTCTGGAAACCTCTCCCTGAGAATGAAAAGCCCATAAAAAATGAGAGCCAATGTGGTAAGCTGGAAGACACAGAGGAGTCATTGAGTGAGGAGTCTGCTATTGTCCAGTCAGAGGAGGACGAGGGCATGGAGGAGAATGAAGACGTACCGATGGAGAGTGAAGAACAGCTAGAGGACAGTGATGAACTGATTCAAGACAAGATTGAAACGTTACAGGAAGCTTTCTCtgaaatgaaagagaatcaaaGCTCTTTAAGCCTGGATGAAAAAGATGCAGATGAGATGAAAGATTTTAATGCAATTGATGAACTGCTAGGAAGAAGTTCTGAAGGGTCAGTGGAAAGTGATGAGGATGAAGACCTCATTACAAGAGAAGAAGAGCTTCTTAAAGATGACGAGTCTCTAGATAGAAATGGGGATCTTGAAGGAGAAAATGAGCTTGAGTTTGATACGTTAGAGAAAACAAATAAGGAGCTAATCTTAGATGAATAG
- the slf2 gene encoding SMC5-SMC6 complex localization factor protein 2 isoform X3 — translation MPSVQPPLISSNISESHKASAPPNSQKRQHFERGVNQQSQQFVEKMDKPVDWDHSSFSLSQGEHVQHQGTVPGDKSLSLKRRRESIAERHGESKRLCQDDVEHYSLSSSSSISCSPPKYIKRAFLKEFDGPVLTLKEKCSPKLNNYTEDRIKTSNSVAKPWTESHKLQTATPMTTGHGTGHKKEMRRSTENKCLRGNSATADPCASHTSKKQEEGGSPVSSHSSSLPVLTDSLEISCPIQQSDITSPSSLDVTDSHNSKTITRFKKDVGLVWHDPLDLEFEEDELLDTCVLSLSSSHSSEEDQLLPLKDIFARSTRVPVTPEKMTFSEPSTPDVKVAPEDCKNKAASYKNTLEQMLKEKEQNRKSKEREMQLLQACKEDLLKLEEEDENEEEELSHEQREFLQRFSVTSCVIRDIHPGEEVFTLTNSGRLFDHHSLDLRKTGITPNNRAQKTLLQAPLEQLLPLLSAGLFRRAYSSSPCQPQVTCWLFQMMSVHPNPIVCAQILQALTSIALSAAQQIVEKSNKKFEVWVPTIQDVALVFLNMGASFVSLFPLEALQPSFTEGDLLESLEIKPDVTRSEKERDAFPEHNFENIIKYMALCAALCPKVYRDEELLLMLTVVCRVSLETRLQLLPTGDLSCLIQHLLNNMTQWEIQLSQVCQAFTNLSEDHHNLRRLVQLLPHSVRGKQLRRHVSLSVISKLLNHRCTYTPSCIEFQLSDLRCYLPRMRPSLLLKGLMAANTTEPQDTDDCATTPDQQAYYLCYSLLALTNEASNFEFLPQNQRNELLLLCAELEKHVKCDIRESEKMLYRSKVKDFVARIYTKWQVLLKRSRSNEAFDFWKPLPENEKPIKNESQCGKLEDTEESLSEESAIVQSEEDEGMEENEDVPMESEEQLEDSDELIQDKIETLQEAFSEMKENQSSLSLDEKDADEMKDFNAIDELLGRSSEGSVESDEDEDLITREEELLKDDESLDRNGDLEGENELEFDTLEKTNKELILDE, via the exons ATGCCTTCTGTGCAGCCTCCTCTCATTTCCTCTAACATTTCTGAGAGCCACAAAGCATCAGCTCCACCAAACTCTCAGAAAAGACAGCATTTCGAAAGAGGTGTGAATCAGCAGAGCCAGCAGTTCGTTGAAAAGATGGACAAACCGGTTGATTGGGATCACAGCTCATTTTCCCTTAGCCAG GGAGAACATGTGCAGCACCAGGGAACTGTACCAG gtGACAAATCTCTGTCCTTGAAGAGACGAAGAGAATCCATCGCAGAAAGACATGGGGAGAGCAAGAGACTGTGTCAAGATGATGTTGAACATTACTCATTATCTTCTAGTTCTTCCATTTCCTGCTCGCCACCAAAATATATTAAGCGTGCCTTCTTAAAGGAATTTGATGGGCCTGTGCTGACTCTAAAGGAGAAATGCTCCCCAAAGTTAAATAACTATACTGAAGACAGGATAAAGACCTCAAACAGTGTAGCCAAACCATGGACAGAAAGCCATAAACTCCAGACAGCAACTCCGATGACTACGGGCCATGGAACAGGTCATAAAAAAGAGATGAGAAGAtctactgaaaataaatgcCTTAGAGGCAACTCGGCCACTGCTGACCCTTGTGCTTCACATACCAGCAAAAAACAGGAAGAAGGCGGTTCACCCGTCTCCTCACACTCAAGCTCTTTGCCAGTCCTTACGGATAGCCTTGAGATCAGCTGTCCTATCCAGCAATCAGATATAACTTCACCCAGCTCTCTGGATGTCACGGACTCACACAATTCAAAGACTATTACCAGATTTAAGAAGGATGTTGGCTTGGTATGGCATGATCCTCTAGATTTGGAGTTTGAGGAGGATGAGTTGTTGGATACCTGTGTTCTCAGCCTCAGCAGCAGCCATAGTAGTGAGGAGGATCAACTGCTGCCTTTGAAGGATATCTTTGCACGCAGCACACGTGTGCCTGTGACTCCAGAGAAGATGACATTCTCTGAGCCCAGCACTCCAGACGTTAAAGTTGCT CCAGAGGATTGTAAAAATAAGGCTGCAAGTTATAAGAATACACTGGAGCAAATGCTGAAGGAGAAGGAGCAGAATAGAAA ATCTAAGGAGCGTGAAATGCAGCTGCTTCAAGCTTGTAAAGAAGACCTGTTGAAACTAGAGGAAGAagatgaaaatgaagaagaagaactttCCCATGAGCAAAG GGAATTCTTACAAAGATTCTCGGTTACATCATGCGTCATAAGAGACATCCACCCTGGAGAGGAAGTGTTCACTCTCACCAACTCTGGCCGACTCTTCGACCATCATAGTCTGGACTTGAGGAAGACGGGTATTACCCCAAACAACAGAGCGCAGAAGACTCTGCTACA AGCGCCTTTAGAGCAGCTTCTGCCACTGCTGAGTGCAGGCTTGTTTAGAAGAGCCTACTCATCTTCCCCCTGCCAGCCTCAGGTCACCTGCTGGCTGTTTCAG ATGATGTCAGTGCACCCGAACCCAATCGTCTGTGCACAGATTCTTCAGGCCTTGACGTCTATTGCCTTATCCGCTGCTCAACAAATAG TGGAGAAAAGCAATAAGAAGTTCGAGGTATGGGTGCCCACTATACAGGATGTTGCTCTAGTCTTTCTGAACATGGGTGCATCATTTGTCAGTTTGTTTCCATTGGAGGCTCTACAACCCTCTTTCACAGAGGGAGATCTGCT TGAGAGTTTGGAAATCAAGCCTGATGTTACAAGAAGTGAGAAAGAACGTGATGCATTTCCAGAGCACAATTTTGAGAACATTATCAAG TACATGGCACTATGTGCAGCCTTGTGTCCAAAGGTGTACCGTGACGAGGAGctgttgttgatgttgacaGTGGTGTGTAGAGTTAGTCTGGAAACACGTTTGCAGCTGCTGCCCACTGGAGACCTCAGCTGCCTGATACAGCACCTCCTCAACAACATGACACAATGGGAAATACAG TTGTCTCAGGTTTGCCAGGCCTTTACCAATCTGAGTGAGGATCACCACAACCTCAGACGTCTGGTACAGCTTCTACCTCATAGCGTCCGAGGAAA GCAATTAAGGAGACACGTGAGCCTGTCGGTCATCTCTAAACTGTTAAACCACCGATGCACTTATACGCCCTCATGCATCGAATTTCAG TTGTCTGATCTGAGATGTTACCTACCTCGAATGCGTCCCTCTTTGCTGTTAAAGGGCTTAATGGCTGCAAATACCACAGAGCCACAGGACACTGATGACTGTGCCACCACTCCAGACCAACAG GCTTATTATCTCTGCTACAGCCTTTTGGCTTTGACAAACGAAGCCTCCAATTTTGAATTTTTGCCCCAAAATCAGAGA AATGAGCTGCTGCTACTGTGTGCTGAACTAGAGAAACACGTTAAGTGCGACATCAGGGAGAGTGAGAAAATGCTTTACAGGAGTAAG GTAAAAGATTTTGTTGCTAGAATATACACCAAATGGCAGGTGCTTCTCAAAAGATCAAGATCCAATGAG GCATTTGATTTCTGGAAACCTCTCCCTGAGAATGAAAAGCCCATAAAAAATGAGAGCCAATGTGGTAAGCTGGAAGACACAGAGGAGTCATTGAGTGAGGAGTCTGCTATTGTCCAGTCAGAGGAGGACGAGGGCATGGAGGAGAATGAAGACGTACCGATGGAGAGTGAAGAACAGCTAGAGGACAGTGATGAACTGATTCAAGACAAGATTGAAACGTTACAGGAAGCTTTCTCtgaaatgaaagagaatcaaaGCTCTTTAAGCCTGGATGAAAAAGATGCAGATGAGATGAAAGATTTTAATGCAATTGATGAACTGCTAGGAAGAAGTTCTGAAGGGTCAGTGGAAAGTGATGAGGATGAAGACCTCATTACAAGAGAAGAAGAGCTTCTTAAAGATGACGAGTCTCTAGATAGAAATGGGGATCTTGAAGGAGAAAATGAGCTTGAGTTTGATACGTTAGAGAAAACAAATAAGGAGCTAATCTTAGATGAATAG